In the genome of Equus asinus isolate D_3611 breed Donkey chromosome 9, EquAss-T2T_v2, whole genome shotgun sequence, one region contains:
- the RAD17 gene encoding cell cycle checkpoint protein RAD17 isoform X1 yields MQLLASELYFGVLQVVYYGWELSKFIMSKTFLRPKVSSTKVTDWVDPSFDDFSENTGISTITATSFGLNNSSHRKKNVPSTLESSKFPARKRGKLSSSERIYGLENSKEYLPENEPWVDKYKPETQHELAVHKKKIEEVETWLKAEVLERQPKQGGSILLITGPPGCGKTTTIKILSKEHGIQVQEWINPILPDFQKDDFRELFNPESSFHVFPYQSQIAVFKEFLLRATKYNKLQMLGDDLRTDKKIILVEDLPNQFYRDSRTLHEVLRKYVQMGRCPLVFIVSDSLSGDGNQRLLFPKEIQEECAISSISFNPVAPTIMMKFLNRIVTRETNKNGGNVIVPDKAFLEVLCQGCSGDIRSAINSLQFSSKGENSLWQRKKGMFSLKSDAALSKSKQRKRPDQVSESQEAQAVGGKDVSLFLFRALGKILYCKRASLTGLDSPRLPRHLSEHERDALLVQPEEVVEMSHMPGELFNLYLHQNYVDFFVEMDDLVRASEFLSFADTLSGNWNTRSLLREYSTSIATRGVMHSNRARGFAHCQGGASTFRPLHKPQWFLINKKYRENCLTAKALFSDFCLPALCLQTQLLPYLALLTIPMRNQAQISFIQDIGRLPLKRHFGRLKMEALTDREPAMIGADSGDEGQLSGGQPAEEALGETTQTPEPETWSLPLSQSSGSELPASQPQPFSAQGDMEDDELVIEDYESDGM; encoded by the exons ATGCAGCTCCTGGCAA GTGAATTATACTTTGGTGTACTACAGGTTGTATACTACGGATGGGAGCTGTCAAAGTTTATAATGTCAAAAACTTTTCTTAGACCAAAGGTATCTTCCACAAAG gtaacAGACTGGGTAGACCCATCATTTGATGATTTTTCAGAGAATACAGGCATTTCTACTATTACTGCCACATCGTTTGGTCTGAATAACTCAagtcatagaaaaaaaaatgtgccttCCACATTAGAAAGTAGCAAATTTCCAGCTAGGAAGAGAGGAAAGCTGTCTTCCTCAGAACGGATTTATGgtctagaaaattcaaaagaatatctGCCTGAAAATGAACCATGGGTGGATAAATACAAACCAGAAACTCAG CATGAACTTGCTgtgcataaaaagaaaattgaagaggtTGAAACCTGGTTAAAAGCTGAAGTCTTAGAAAGGCAACCAAAACAG GGTGGATCTATTTTATTAATAACAGGTCCTCCTGGATGTGGAAAAACAACGactataaaaatattatcaaaggAGCATGGTATTCAAGTACAGGAGTGGATTAATCCAATTTTACCAGACTTCCAAAAAGATGATTTCAGAGAGCTATTTAATCCTG AATCAAGCTTCCATGTATTTCCCTATCAGTCTCAGATAGCAGTTTTTAAAGAGTTTCTACTAAGAGCAACAAAATATAACAAACTACAAATGCTTGGAGATGATCTGAGAACTGATAAGAAGATAATTCTGGTTGAA GATTTACCTAACCAGTTTTATCGAGATTCTCGTACTTTACATGAAGTTCTAAG GAAGTATGTGCAGATGGGTCGATGTCCTCTAGTATTTATAGTCTCTGACAGTCTCAGTGGAGACGGCAATCAAAGGCTGCTATTTCCCAAAGAGATTCAGGAAGAGTGTGCTATATCAAGCATTAG TTTCAACCCTGTGGCACCAACAATTATGATGAAATTTCTTAATCGAATAGTGACAAGAGAAACTAATAAG aATGGAGGAAATGTCATCGTCCCTGATAAAGCTTTCCTCGAGGTGCTCTGTCAGGGGTGCTCTGGCGACATCAGAAGCGCAATCAACAGCCTCCAGTTTTCTTCAAAAG GCGAGAACAGTTTAtggcaaaggaaaaaaggaatgttttcattaaaatcaGATGCTGCGCtgtcaaaatcaaaacaaagaaaaagacctGATCAAGTTTCTGAAAGTCAAGAGGCCCAAGCTGTTGGTGGCAaagatgtctctctctttctcttcagagCTTTGGGGAAAATACTGTATTGCAAAA GGGCATCTTTAACAGGGTTAGACTCACCTCGCCTGCCTCGGCATTTGTCGGAGCATGAACGGGATGCGTTGCTTGTCCAGCCTGAG GAAGTCGTAGAAATGTCACACATGCCAGGAGAGTTATTTAATTTATATCTTCACCAGAACTACGTGGATTTCTTCGTGGAGATGGATGACCTTGTGAGAGCCAGTGAATTTCTGAGTTTTGCAGATACCCTCAGTGGCAACTGGAAT ACACGCTCTCTACTCAGGGAATATAGCACGTCTATAGCCACGAGAGGCGTGATGCATTCCAACAGAGCCCGAGGCTTTGCTCATTGCCAAGGAGGAGCATCAACTTTTCGACCTTTGCACAAACCCCAGTGGtttctaataaataaaaag TATCGGGAAAATTGCCTGACAGCAAAAGCACTTTTTTCTGACTTCTGCTTACCAGCTTTGTGCCTCCAAACTCAGCTGTTGCCATACCTTGCTTTGTTAACCATTCCAATGAGAAATCAAG CTCAGATTTCTTTTATCCAAGATATTGGAAGGCTTCCTCTGAAGCGACACTTTGGAAG ATTGAAAATGGAAGCCCTGACGGACAGGGAGCCTGCAATGATAGGTGCCGACAGTGGAGATGAAGGCCAGCTCAGTGGAGGGCAGCCTGCAGAGGAAGCACTGGGTGAGACCACTCAAACCCCTGAACCCGAAACCTGGTCTCTTCCTTTGAGTCAGAGCAGTGGGAGTGAACTGCCCGCCAGCCAGCCTCAGCCCTTTTCAGCCCAGGGAGACATGGAAGATGACGAGCTGGTCATAGAAGACTATGAGAGTGACGGGATGTAG
- the TAF9 gene encoding transcription initiation factor TFIID subunit 9 translates to MESGKMASPKSMPKDAQMMAQILKDMGITEYEPRVINQMLEFAFRYVTTILDDAKIYSSHAKKATVDADDVRLAIQCRADQSFTSPPPRDFLLDIARQRNQTPLPLIKPYSGPRLPPDRYCLTAPNYRLKSLQKKASTSAGRITVPRLSVGSVTSRPSTPTLGTPTPQTVSVSTKVGTPVSLTGQRFTVQMPTSQSPAVKASIPATSAVQNVLINPSLIGSKNILITTNMVSSQNTASESSNTSKRKREDDDDDDDDDDDDYDNL, encoded by the coding sequence ATGGAGTCTGGCAAGATGGCTTCTCCCAAGAGCATGCCGAAAGATGCACAGATGATGGCACAGATCCTGAAGGATATGGGCATTACAGAGTACGAGCCAAGAGTTATAAATCAGATGTTGGAGTTTGCCTTCCGATATGTGACCACAATTCTAGATGATGCAAAAATTTATTCAAGCCATGCTAAGAAAGCTACTGTTGATGCCGATGATGTGCGATTGGCAATCCAGTGTCGTGCTGACCAGTCTTTTACCTCTCCTCCCCCAAGAGATTTTTTATTGGATATTGCACGGCAAAGAAATCAAACCCCTTTGCCATTGATCAAGCCCTATTCGGGCCCTAGGTTGCCACCTGATAGATATTGTTTGACTGCTCCAAATTATAGACTTAAGTCTTTACAGAAAAAGGCATCTACTTCTGCGGGAAGAATAACAGTTCCGCGGTTAAGTGTTGGTTCAGTTACTAGCAGACCAAGTACTCCCACTCTTGGCACACCAACCCCACAGACCGTGTCTGTTTCAACCAAGGTAGGGACTCCAGTATCCCTCACAGGGCAGAGGTTTACGGTGCAGATGCCCACCTCGCAGTCCCCAGCTGTAAAAGCGTCCATTCCTGCAACATCAGCAGTTCAGAATGTTCTGATTAATCCGTCATTAATCGGGTCCAAAAACATTCTTATTACCACTAACATGGTGTCATCACAGAATACTGCCAGTGAATCATCAAATACATCGAAAAGAAAGcgtgaagatgatgatgatgacgatgatgacgaCGATGATGACTATGATAATTTGTAA
- the RAD17 gene encoding cell cycle checkpoint protein RAD17 isoform X2 — MSKTFLRPKVSSTKVTDWVDPSFDDFSENTGISTITATSFGLNNSSHRKKNVPSTLESSKFPARKRGKLSSSERIYGLENSKEYLPENEPWVDKYKPETQHELAVHKKKIEEVETWLKAEVLERQPKQGGSILLITGPPGCGKTTTIKILSKEHGIQVQEWINPILPDFQKDDFRELFNPESSFHVFPYQSQIAVFKEFLLRATKYNKLQMLGDDLRTDKKIILVEDLPNQFYRDSRTLHEVLRKYVQMGRCPLVFIVSDSLSGDGNQRLLFPKEIQEECAISSISFNPVAPTIMMKFLNRIVTRETNKNGGNVIVPDKAFLEVLCQGCSGDIRSAINSLQFSSKGENSLWQRKKGMFSLKSDAALSKSKQRKRPDQVSESQEAQAVGGKDVSLFLFRALGKILYCKRASLTGLDSPRLPRHLSEHERDALLVQPEEVVEMSHMPGELFNLYLHQNYVDFFVEMDDLVRASEFLSFADTLSGNWNTRSLLREYSTSIATRGVMHSNRARGFAHCQGGASTFRPLHKPQWFLINKKYRENCLTAKALFSDFCLPALCLQTQLLPYLALLTIPMRNQAQISFIQDIGRLPLKRHFGRLKMEALTDREPAMIGADSGDEGQLSGGQPAEEALGETTQTPEPETWSLPLSQSSGSELPASQPQPFSAQGDMEDDELVIEDYESDGM, encoded by the exons ATGTCAAAAACTTTTCTTAGACCAAAGGTATCTTCCACAAAG gtaacAGACTGGGTAGACCCATCATTTGATGATTTTTCAGAGAATACAGGCATTTCTACTATTACTGCCACATCGTTTGGTCTGAATAACTCAagtcatagaaaaaaaaatgtgccttCCACATTAGAAAGTAGCAAATTTCCAGCTAGGAAGAGAGGAAAGCTGTCTTCCTCAGAACGGATTTATGgtctagaaaattcaaaagaatatctGCCTGAAAATGAACCATGGGTGGATAAATACAAACCAGAAACTCAG CATGAACTTGCTgtgcataaaaagaaaattgaagaggtTGAAACCTGGTTAAAAGCTGAAGTCTTAGAAAGGCAACCAAAACAG GGTGGATCTATTTTATTAATAACAGGTCCTCCTGGATGTGGAAAAACAACGactataaaaatattatcaaaggAGCATGGTATTCAAGTACAGGAGTGGATTAATCCAATTTTACCAGACTTCCAAAAAGATGATTTCAGAGAGCTATTTAATCCTG AATCAAGCTTCCATGTATTTCCCTATCAGTCTCAGATAGCAGTTTTTAAAGAGTTTCTACTAAGAGCAACAAAATATAACAAACTACAAATGCTTGGAGATGATCTGAGAACTGATAAGAAGATAATTCTGGTTGAA GATTTACCTAACCAGTTTTATCGAGATTCTCGTACTTTACATGAAGTTCTAAG GAAGTATGTGCAGATGGGTCGATGTCCTCTAGTATTTATAGTCTCTGACAGTCTCAGTGGAGACGGCAATCAAAGGCTGCTATTTCCCAAAGAGATTCAGGAAGAGTGTGCTATATCAAGCATTAG TTTCAACCCTGTGGCACCAACAATTATGATGAAATTTCTTAATCGAATAGTGACAAGAGAAACTAATAAG aATGGAGGAAATGTCATCGTCCCTGATAAAGCTTTCCTCGAGGTGCTCTGTCAGGGGTGCTCTGGCGACATCAGAAGCGCAATCAACAGCCTCCAGTTTTCTTCAAAAG GCGAGAACAGTTTAtggcaaaggaaaaaaggaatgttttcattaaaatcaGATGCTGCGCtgtcaaaatcaaaacaaagaaaaagacctGATCAAGTTTCTGAAAGTCAAGAGGCCCAAGCTGTTGGTGGCAaagatgtctctctctttctcttcagagCTTTGGGGAAAATACTGTATTGCAAAA GGGCATCTTTAACAGGGTTAGACTCACCTCGCCTGCCTCGGCATTTGTCGGAGCATGAACGGGATGCGTTGCTTGTCCAGCCTGAG GAAGTCGTAGAAATGTCACACATGCCAGGAGAGTTATTTAATTTATATCTTCACCAGAACTACGTGGATTTCTTCGTGGAGATGGATGACCTTGTGAGAGCCAGTGAATTTCTGAGTTTTGCAGATACCCTCAGTGGCAACTGGAAT ACACGCTCTCTACTCAGGGAATATAGCACGTCTATAGCCACGAGAGGCGTGATGCATTCCAACAGAGCCCGAGGCTTTGCTCATTGCCAAGGAGGAGCATCAACTTTTCGACCTTTGCACAAACCCCAGTGGtttctaataaataaaaag TATCGGGAAAATTGCCTGACAGCAAAAGCACTTTTTTCTGACTTCTGCTTACCAGCTTTGTGCCTCCAAACTCAGCTGTTGCCATACCTTGCTTTGTTAACCATTCCAATGAGAAATCAAG CTCAGATTTCTTTTATCCAAGATATTGGAAGGCTTCCTCTGAAGCGACACTTTGGAAG ATTGAAAATGGAAGCCCTGACGGACAGGGAGCCTGCAATGATAGGTGCCGACAGTGGAGATGAAGGCCAGCTCAGTGGAGGGCAGCCTGCAGAGGAAGCACTGGGTGAGACCACTCAAACCCCTGAACCCGAAACCTGGTCTCTTCCTTTGAGTCAGAGCAGTGGGAGTGAACTGCCCGCCAGCCAGCCTCAGCCCTTTTCAGCCCAGGGAGACATGGAAGATGACGAGCTGGTCATAGAAGACTATGAGAGTGACGGGATGTAG
- the LOC139046173 gene encoding basic proline-rich protein-like, producing MAAGSTLPGLLTAPSDFRELTATVPARTRRFEQERWAAPPRLAPCAPSAARTPGRPAPSACRAPLPPARRGRRDVPGPTAGRAAAVAARGHTSSSPGPGAPAARVGGRTTRPVQAPPKPPELSRAGRPAPRPGTRRPRRLRGTCVPVKPGGRRLRPRPAPGPPAPHLPGGQAPLRPTLGPFPAPPRPAPGPPPRVPPPHTCRGARPHFVPPSAPSPPRPGRRVLLPACPRPTPARAPGPTSSQPRPLPRPPLPGPRALLRAPPPRAPDPPPSVPPPRTCPGAGPSSQRTPAPHLPGRRALLPAHPRPAPARAPGPPPSAPPPRTYPGAGPSSPHLPGDSEARPAVQPAGPSPARRPGGARTPAAPPGGARGGWVSRARPSPRPAPRALAKSPAGDYPDASPLPAGTPARLPSASYSSV from the exons ATGGCGGCCGGGTCCACGCTCCCGGGTCTTCTGACCGCGCCCTCCGATTTTAGAGAATTAACTGCGACAGTCCCAGCACG CACACGGCGCTTCGAGCAGGAACGCTGGGCCGCGCCGCCCCGTCTGGCACCCTGCGCCCCCTCCGCGGCCCGGACCCCGGGGCGCCCCGCGCCGTCGGCCTGCAGGGCTCCGCTCCCGCCCGCCCGGAGGGGGCGACGCGACGTTCCCGGGCCCACGGCCGGCCGGGCTGCGGCGGTGGCTGCGCGGGGCCACACGAGCTCCTCGCCGGGCCCCGGAGCCCCCGCCGCCCGCGTCGGCGGGAGAACCACTCGGCCCGTCCAGGCCCCGCCCAAACCGCCGGAACTGAGTCGGGCCGGACGTCCAGCTCCGCGTCCCGGGACCCGCCGGCCGCGGCGGCTTCGCGGCACCTGCGTCCCGGTGAAGCCAGGCGGGCGCCGCCTGCGCCCCAGGCCCGCGCCCGGACCCCCAGCTCCGCACCTGCCGGGGGGCCAGGCCCCACTTCGTCCCACCCTCggccccttccccgccccgccccgccccgccccgggtcCGCCTCCCCGCGTGcccccgccccacacctgccGGGGGGCCAGGCCCCACTTCGTCCCACCCTCggccccttccccgccccgccccgggcgCCGGGTCCTTCTCCCCGCGTGcccccgccccacacctgccCGGGCGCCGGGCCCCACTTCGTCCCAGCCTCGGCCCCTTCCCCGCCCGCCCCTGCCCGGGCCCCGAGCACTCCtccgcgcgcccccgccccgggCGCCGGATCCTCCACCCAGCGTGCCTCCGCCCCGCACCTGCCCGGGCGCCGGGCCCTCCTCCCAGCGCACCCCCGCCCCGCACCTGCCCGGGCGCCGGGCCCTCCTCCCAGCGCACCCCCGCCCCGCACCTGCCCGGGCGCCGGGCCCTCCTCCCAGCGCACCCCCGCCCCGCACCTACCCGGGCGCCGGGCCCTCCTCCCCGCACCTGCCTGGGGACTCTGAGGCGCGCCCCGCCGTCCAGCCCGCGGGCCCCTCACCTGCGCGGCGGCCGGGAGGAGCGCGCACGCCCGCGGCGCCGCCGGGCGGGGCTCGGGGCGGGTGGGTGAGCAgggcccgccccagcccccgccccgccccgcgagCCTTGGCAAAGAGCCCAGCGGGCGACTACCCTGACGCATCCCCCCTGCCCGCAGGGACCCCCGCAAGGCTGCCATCCGCTTCCTACTCTAGTGTTTGA